From the Nostoc sp. PCC 7107 genome, the window GGTAAAGTTCTTGACCACCAATCAGGCTTTAATCTCGCAATGGATAGTTTTGATGCCGAAAAAGCCTTAAATCAAGCCCAAACCCAAGGCGCAAACGCCATTTTGTTAATTCCTGATGCTGGAGTCGGATTGTATAATGCGATTCCCCATGCACTACAAGTAATTGAAGCAAATGTCAACGGAGTGCAAATTGTTGTAGGTGATAGTCTCAACAGATCAGACTTACTTACATCAGGTAAAGTTATATCTTCACCAGCAATCGAACAGACAGTATGGTCGATCGCCTGGCATCCTATAAATAACATTAACTCCCCGTTTGCACAGCAAGCTCAAACCATCTGGCGAATCGATGACAAAACCTTCTCCAGTAATACACAAATCACTTGGCGAACCGCAACTACCTACGATGCAGTCATGGTAATCAGTAAAGCCATAGCTCAAAAACCGACTCGGTTAGGTATTCAGCAAATTTTGGCAGACAAGAATTTTGCGGTTACAGGGGCGACTGGCATAATTCAATTTGAGGGGAGCGATCGCAAAAATGCTACAGTCACAATACTTTCAGTCCGGCGCAAGTGCAATTCTAGTGATTTTGTTTTTGTCCCAGGCGATCGTCCTCTGAAATGCCAGTAATCCTATCGTAACAAAGAAGTCATGTTTACTTTCATCGACGAAGCGGAATGAGGCAAGCAAGCAATTTTGGCGAATCTAATGTAAATTAAGAATGTACACAGCAATGCCCTTTTCAGTGGGTAGTACAAACTCAACAGGCTGGAGTTTAGCTAAATTCAGCTTTGGTGTGATGTCTAACGACAAGACGTTCTGCGTCTACGCTCTTCAAGCACCAACTAATTTTCTCAACACCAGCTTTTCCGAAACATTCAATAGGTGATTAAACAACGCTTCTGGAGGTCACTTAATTATCTGAGAAAAAAGCGATTATACATCAATTAGGAATTTTTTAGGCGATCGCATTACATCCTTATTTGCCTAGTTCCTAAATCTACTCTGTGTTTATGCTGAAAGTTTGTTTGTGTTGCTTTTAGCTAAGAAACAAGAAGTTAATTGTTTTTTTCTAAAGTATTGTTACCGGATCGTGATATGATTCAGCTGACTGAATGTGCAGTCATAATAGTTAGCTGTACTGGTTTCAAGTCCCGTGAGCTTGTCAGAAGAACCAATTGCACCCACTCCGACAACACAACAAGATGCCCCATCTGGTTTTGAGGAAACAGAATCAGTAAGCACTTCTATGCAGGAGTTTCATCAACTCTATCAGAAGTTGTTGGTAATCACACTTGTTTTGACGGGGATTATATTTATCTCTGTGTGGATTTTTTATTCCTTAAACACTGCCCTGAATTATTTAATTGGGGCGTGTACAGGTGTGGTTTACTTAAAGATGCTGGCTAAAGACGTTGAGCAACTTGGCGCTGAAAAAAATCGTTTGAGCAAAAATCGTTTTGCTCTATTTGTTGGGTTGATTGTACTAGCAACTCAATGGCACGATCTACATGTACTGCCCATATTTTTGGGATTTCTCACATACAAAGCCACGCTCCTCGTTTATACGGTGCAAACTGCGTTCATTTCTGATTCTTAAAAAATCAGACTCACAAAGACAATACACCCATCCTCGCTTGTTGGGGAAAATGCTTGAAGAATGCAAATGCTTAGTGTCTTAAACGCCTTTAATTCTTTTCCCCTCGCCGAATTAGAAGTAGGTCAACATTTCTACTGGCAATTAGGCAATCTTAAAATTCATGGGCAAGTTTTTCTCACCTCATGGTTTGTGATTAGCATTCTAGTAGTGGCTTCCATTGCTGCTACTCGCAACATACAAAAAGTTCCCAGTGGTATCCAGAACTTAATGGAATACGCCCTGGAATTTATTCGTGATCTAGCAAAAAACCAACTTGGTGAGAAAGAGTACCGCCCTTGGGTACCATTTATTGGTACATTGTTCTTGTTTATCTTCGTATCGAACTGGTCAGGTGCGTTGATCCCTTGGAAGCTAATCAAGCTGCCATCGGGTGAATTAGCTGCTCCCACCAACGACATCAATACGACGGTAGCATTGGCACTGCTGACTTCCCTCGCTTATTTTTACGCAGGTTTCAGCAAACGTGGTTTGGGCTACTTCAAGAAATACATAGAGCCAACACCCGTATTGTTGCCGATCGCCATTCTCGAAGATTTTACTAAGCCCCTCTCCCTAAGCTTCCGTCTTTTCGGTAACATCTTGGCGGATGAATTAGTGGTAGCGGTGTTAGTCCTGCTCGTCCCTTTATTTGTACCTCTACCTGTAATGGCCTTGGGTTTATTTACCAGTGCCATTCAAGCCCTGGTGTTTGCTACCCTAGCAGGGGCATACATTCATGAGGCAATGGAAGGACACGGCGGCGAAGAGCATGAGGAGCATTAACGCCCTCAGTTGTTAGCACAGTTCCGACGAGCATCAATGCTCAAAACGTCGCAAAGCGCGATTTGCGAGAACTCGGTGCAGCGTGAAAAAACACGTCTTTGAGTAGTTAATTTACTTTTGTTTAGTTTTGTAATTAAAGCAAGGAAAATCAACATGGATCCATTAGTTTCTGCTGCTTCAGTTCTAGCTGCTGCTCTAGCAATTGGTTTAGCTGCGATCGGCCCTGGTATTGGACAAGGTAATGCTGCTGGTCAAGCAGTAGAAGGTATTGCCCGTCAGCCAGAAGCAGAAGGCAAAATTCGCGGTACTCTGCTGTTAACCTTGGCGTTTATGGAATCCTTGACTATCTACGGTCTGGTAATCGCCCTAGTACTGTTGTTTGCTAACCCCTTCGCATAAGAACTCAAAGTTTTGATTGTAGAGACGTGAATTATCACGCCTCTACATTTGAAAGACTTTGGGTATTATGTACTTTTAATGTCGTCTGACCCTTGTGGCTATGGGTCTCTAAAATACGAAAGGTTGGATAACATTGCTAGCCATGAAAACTGCTACTCCAGCCAAAGAGGAGAGAAATGTTTGATTTCGATGCTACTTTGCCCTTTATGGCATTGCAGTTCCTGCTGTTGGCAGCCTTGTTGAATGTAATTTTCTATAAGCCACTGACCAAAGTCCTGGACGAGCGCGATAATTACATCCGCACCAATACTCTTGAAGCCAAAGAGCGTTTAGCTAAAGCCGAACGCCTAGCTCAAGAATATGAACAGCAACTAGCAGAAGCTCGCAGGCAATCGCAAGCTGCTGTAGAAACAGCCCAGGCTGAAGCTAAGAAAATTACTGCCCAGAAAATTGCTGAGGCACAACAAGAAGCCCAAGCTCAAAGAGAAAAAGCTTCTATTGAAATAGACCAACAAAAGCAGGAAGCTATGCGTTCTTTAGAACAACAAGTTGATGCTCTTGGTAGGCAGATTCTAGAAAAACTGTTAGGGCCTAGTCTAGCTAGATAAGCTAAAAGATTATTGGACTAACGAAAGCATCAGCGCAACTGGGCATTTGTCCCAGAGCGCTTAATGAAGTGTCAAAACAGGCACTTTTTTCCTACGGGAACACAAAACTGATTAGCAAGCGAGCAGCGCACTTGTAGATGGGTATCATGGGCACTTTCTTATTACTTGCCGCAGAAGCTCAAGCTGTTCACTCTGAATTGGCAGAAGGCGCAGCAGAAGGTGGTTTCGGTCTAAACCTAGACATTTTAGAAACCAATC encodes:
- a CDS encoding ATP synthase subunit I; the encoded protein is MSLSEEPIAPTPTTQQDAPSGFEETESVSTSMQEFHQLYQKLLVITLVLTGIIFISVWIFYSLNTALNYLIGACTGVVYLKMLAKDVEQLGAEKNRLSKNRFALFVGLIVLATQWHDLHVLPIFLGFLTYKATLLVYTVQTAFISDS
- the atpB gene encoding F0F1 ATP synthase subunit A, encoding MQMLSVLNAFNSFPLAELEVGQHFYWQLGNLKIHGQVFLTSWFVISILVVASIAATRNIQKVPSGIQNLMEYALEFIRDLAKNQLGEKEYRPWVPFIGTLFLFIFVSNWSGALIPWKLIKLPSGELAAPTNDINTTVALALLTSLAYFYAGFSKRGLGYFKKYIEPTPVLLPIAILEDFTKPLSLSFRLFGNILADELVVAVLVLLVPLFVPLPVMALGLFTSAIQALVFATLAGAYIHEAMEGHGGEEHEEH
- the atpE gene encoding ATP synthase F0 subunit C — protein: MDPLVSAASVLAAALAIGLAAIGPGIGQGNAAGQAVEGIARQPEAEGKIRGTLLLTLAFMESLTIYGLVIALVLLFANPFA
- a CDS encoding F0F1 ATP synthase subunit B'; the protein is MFDFDATLPFMALQFLLLAALLNVIFYKPLTKVLDERDNYIRTNTLEAKERLAKAERLAQEYEQQLAEARRQSQAAVETAQAEAKKITAQKIAEAQQEAQAQREKASIEIDQQKQEAMRSLEQQVDALGRQILEKLLGPSLAR